In Paenibacillus guangzhouensis, a single window of DNA contains:
- the pstC gene encoding phosphate ABC transporter permease subunit PstC, with amino-acid sequence MNQAKERPGITSISFKNKKTYILDRAMPLFLFLCAAVSIVTTIGIVYTLLSETVDFFRKIPIFDFIFGTNWSPLIAPKAFGILPLLSGTMLITIIACLFAIPVGLACAIYLSEYAPTRVRKIVKPVLEVLAGVPTIVYGYFALTFVTPLIRTIFPDTGVFNALSAGLVVGIMIIPMVSSLSEDAMQAVPRSLRNGAYALGATRFEVALKVVVPAAFSGIVSSAVLAFSRAIGETMIVAVAAGATPKLTFNPLESIQTMTGYIVQVSLGDIPHGSIEYGTIYAVGMALFVITFLLNILALWVARRFREEY; translated from the coding sequence ATGAACCAAGCGAAGGAACGCCCAGGCATTACCAGCATCTCCTTCAAAAATAAGAAGACGTACATCCTAGATCGTGCGATGCCCCTATTCCTATTCTTATGTGCAGCGGTCTCGATTGTAACTACAATCGGGATCGTCTACACGTTGTTATCCGAGACGGTTGATTTCTTCCGTAAAATCCCGATCTTTGATTTCATCTTCGGAACGAATTGGAGTCCGCTCATCGCACCAAAAGCATTCGGAATTCTTCCACTGCTGAGCGGTACGATGTTAATTACGATCATTGCATGTCTATTCGCGATTCCCGTAGGTCTAGCATGTGCCATTTATCTGAGTGAATATGCACCAACGAGAGTGCGAAAAATTGTGAAGCCGGTGCTGGAAGTGTTGGCAGGCGTTCCAACGATTGTTTATGGGTACTTTGCACTGACCTTTGTAACGCCGCTCATTCGTACGATTTTCCCGGATACAGGTGTGTTCAACGCATTGAGTGCTGGTCTTGTTGTCGGTATTATGATTATTCCGATGGTCTCTTCTCTTAGTGAAGACGCAATGCAGGCCGTACCGCGCAGTTTGCGCAACGGGGCTTATGCACTTGGCGCCACACGATTTGAAGTCGCGCTTAAGGTCGTCGTGCCTGCAGCGTTCTCTGGTATCGTATCTTCTGCCGTTCTCGCCTTCTCGAGAGCGATTGGGGAGACGATGATCGTCGCTGTAGCCGCAGGAGCAACCCCGAAGCTAACGTTCAACCCGCTGGAGAGCATTCAGACGATGACAGGATATATCGTACAAGTAAGCCTTGGGGATATTCCGCACGGATCAATCGAGTATGGAACGATTTATGCCGTTGGGATGGCGCTCTTTGTCATTACATTCTTATTGAACATTCTAGCCCTATGGGTCGCGAGACGGTTCAGGGAGGAGTACTAA
- the xylA gene encoding xylose isomerase: protein MTYFEGISQIAYEGRGSKNPLAFKHYNPKELVAGKTMEEHLRFAVAYWHTFTANGTDPFGAGTMVRNWDRYTGLDLAKARAEASFEFITKLGVPFFAFHDRDIAPEGATLQETNKNLDVIVAMMKQFMKDSGVKLLWNTQNMFTNPRFVHGAGTTSNADVYAYAAAQVKKSLEIGKELGAENYVFWGGREGYETLLNTDMKLELDNLAHLYRMAIEYAKEIGFDAQFLIEPKPKEPTKHQYDFDAATTMNFLRTYGLQDHFKLNLEANHATLAGHTFEHEIRVASINGMLGSLDANQGDMLLGWDTDEFPQDLTQTTLTMYEVLKNGGIGRGGVNFDAKVRRASFDQEDLFFAHIAGMDAYAKGLKVAAKLIEDRVLEEVVEGRYRSFQVGIGAEIASGRATLKSLEVYAFQNHPIRNVSGRQERIKAVVNEYLLSE from the coding sequence ATGACGTATTTCGAAGGCATTTCCCAAATCGCTTATGAAGGCAGAGGTTCGAAGAACCCGTTGGCATTTAAGCATTACAACCCGAAGGAATTGGTTGCAGGCAAGACGATGGAGGAGCATCTACGTTTCGCCGTTGCGTACTGGCATACGTTCACCGCCAATGGGACAGATCCATTCGGAGCAGGAACGATGGTACGGAATTGGGACCGTTACACGGGGCTTGACCTTGCCAAAGCGCGAGCAGAAGCTTCTTTCGAATTTATCACGAAGCTTGGTGTACCGTTCTTTGCTTTTCATGATCGGGATATTGCACCGGAAGGCGCAACGCTGCAAGAGACGAATAAGAATCTTGATGTCATTGTTGCGATGATGAAGCAGTTCATGAAGGACTCAGGCGTGAAATTGCTGTGGAATACGCAGAACATGTTCACGAATCCGCGGTTCGTGCACGGTGCAGGGACGACCTCGAATGCGGATGTATACGCATATGCGGCAGCGCAGGTGAAGAAAAGCCTTGAAATCGGTAAAGAGCTAGGCGCGGAGAACTATGTATTCTGGGGCGGACGCGAAGGATACGAGACGCTGCTCAACACGGATATGAAGCTGGAATTGGATAATCTGGCGCATCTCTATCGGATGGCGATCGAATATGCGAAGGAAATCGGCTTTGACGCCCAATTCTTGATCGAGCCGAAGCCGAAGGAGCCGACGAAGCATCAATATGATTTTGACGCGGCGACGACGATGAACTTCCTCCGCACTTACGGCTTGCAAGATCATTTCAAATTGAATTTAGAAGCGAATCATGCGACACTTGCAGGACATACCTTTGAACATGAAATTCGTGTAGCCAGTATCAACGGCATGTTGGGGTCGCTCGATGCGAACCAAGGAGATATGCTCCTCGGCTGGGATACGGATGAGTTCCCGCAAGATTTGACGCAGACGACGTTAACGATGTATGAAGTCTTGAAGAACGGCGGCATTGGCCGAGGCGGCGTCAATTTCGATGCGAAGGTTCGTCGTGCATCCTTCGATCAGGAAGACCTGTTCTTCGCTCATATTGCGGGAATGGATGCTTATGCGAAAGGTTTGAAGGTAGCCGCTAAATTGATCGAAGACCGTGTGCTCGAAGAGGTTGTAGAGGGTCGTTATCGGTCCTTCCAAGTAGGGATTGGTGCAGAGATTGCATCGGGTAGGGCGACGTTGAAGTCGCTTGAAGTTTATGCATTCCAGAACCATCCGATCCGAAATGTGTCGGGTCGTCAGGAGCGGATTAAGGCGGTTGTGAACGAATATTTGTTGTCAGAGTAA
- the pstA gene encoding phosphate ABC transporter permease PstA yields the protein MSILQDANREQISRRRKTDWVLHILFVAATAIGVLALMALLVNIMMDGLSRLSPDLFTNYPSRMASKAGLKSAIVGSIYMVLIMTPLSFILGVGAAIYLEEYANKNWFTRLIQLNISTLAGVPSIVYGILGLTIFVRGMHLERSLLSGALTMTLLILPIIIVSSQEALRAVPRQRRDASFALGATRWQTVSGSVLPSAMPGIMTGVILALSRAIGETAPLVMIGALTFVAFLPNGIMDSFTVMPIQIFNWISRPQEAFHELAAAGIILLLGLLLIMNFSAILLRNKYSKNL from the coding sequence ATGAGTATTTTACAAGATGCCAACAGAGAACAGATTAGCCGTAGACGTAAGACGGACTGGGTGCTTCATATCCTCTTCGTCGCAGCGACAGCCATTGGTGTGCTTGCGCTCATGGCGCTCCTCGTGAACATTATGATGGATGGCCTGTCGAGGTTGTCTCCGGATTTGTTCACGAACTACCCGTCACGGATGGCTTCGAAGGCGGGGCTCAAATCCGCGATTGTAGGATCCATTTATATGGTGCTGATCATGACGCCGCTCTCATTCATTTTAGGTGTCGGCGCAGCCATTTACTTGGAAGAATATGCGAATAAGAACTGGTTTACACGCTTAATTCAGTTAAACATCAGTACGTTAGCAGGTGTACCTTCGATTGTTTACGGCATCTTAGGCCTTACGATCTTCGTACGCGGGATGCATTTGGAACGGAGCTTGTTGTCCGGGGCGTTGACGATGACACTCCTGATCCTTCCGATCATCATCGTATCTTCGCAAGAAGCGCTGCGCGCCGTGCCAAGACAACGCAGGGATGCTTCCTTTGCGCTTGGTGCGACACGGTGGCAGACAGTTTCCGGTTCCGTGTTGCCATCAGCCATGCCGGGGATTATGACAGGTGTCATTCTTGCTCTATCTCGTGCGATTGGTGAGACGGCTCCGCTTGTCATGATCGGTGCGCTTACATTCGTTGCATTTTTGCCAAATGGGATTATGGATTCATTTACGGTTATGCCGATTCAGATCTTTAACTGGATTTCGAGACCGCAGGAGGCGTTCCATGAACTTGCTGCCGCAGGGATCATTCTATTATTAGGCTTGCTGCTTATCATGAACTTCTCGGCGATCCTACTCAGAAACAAATATTCTAAGAACCTGTAA
- the pstB gene encoding phosphate ABC transporter ATP-binding protein PstB: MNTLIDIKKLNLYYGTYHALKDVSLTIPEKAVTAFIGPSGCGKSTLLRTLNRMNDMIAGTKIEGAVEITGTDIYSNEVDVETLRKKVGMVFQQPNPFPKSIYDNIAYGPRLHGIRNKQKLDEIVEQSLRQSVLWDEVKDYLKRSAFSLSGGQQQRLCIARALAVNPDILLMDEATSALDPISTLKIEELVQELKDRYTIVMVTHNMHQAARVSDQTVFFLNGEVVEFAPTEQLFSNPSDQRTEDYITGRFG, encoded by the coding sequence ATGAATACGTTGATCGATATTAAAAAATTGAATTTGTATTATGGCACGTACCACGCGCTGAAAGATGTATCCCTTACGATTCCGGAGAAAGCGGTCACCGCGTTTATCGGACCGTCCGGATGCGGTAAATCGACATTGCTTCGCACATTGAACCGTATGAATGACATGATTGCCGGAACGAAAATTGAAGGCGCCGTGGAAATTACCGGTACGGATATTTATAGCAATGAGGTGGATGTCGAGACACTTCGCAAAAAAGTCGGGATGGTGTTCCAGCAGCCGAATCCATTTCCTAAATCGATCTACGACAATATTGCATACGGTCCGAGATTGCATGGTATTCGTAACAAACAGAAGCTTGATGAGATCGTAGAGCAGAGCTTGCGCCAATCGGTATTGTGGGATGAAGTCAAAGACTATTTGAAGCGTTCCGCGTTCAGTCTCTCCGGCGGTCAACAGCAGCGTCTATGTATTGCACGCGCGCTTGCTGTCAATCCAGATATTCTCTTGATGGATGAAGCGACGTCGGCCCTTGACCCGATCTCGACACTAAAAATCGAAGAGCTGGTCCAAGAGCTGAAAGATCGTTATACGATTGTAATGGTAACGCACAACATGCACCAAGCTGCGCGTGTATCCGATCAGACGGTATTCTTCTTGAACGGAGAAGTCGTTGAGTTCGCGCCAACAGAGCAATTATTCTCGAATCCATCGGACCAACGTACCGAGGACTATATTACAGGACGTTTCGGTTAA
- the xylB gene encoding xylulokinase, whose amino-acid sequence MKYVIGVDLGTSAVKALLVDQSGQVVHEASANYPLYHEQSGYSEQRPEDWMHGTIAVMKQLLDLDQVSAEDVEGISFSGQMHGLVLLDANHRVLRNAILWNDTRTTTECRWIEERLGPLLLGTARNAALEGFTLPKLLWVKAHEPDLYKKADVFLLPKDYVRYRMTGHIAQEYSDAAGTLLLDVANKRWSSAICSAVGIEERICPPLVESHACVGTVTADFAAATGLSVHTKVYAGGADNACGAIGAGILSEGKAMCSIGTSGVILAYEANQSLDVAGKVHFFNHAQQDAYYAMGVTLAAGYSLQWYHDTFCKTQSFPEMLQGMASVDVGAKGLLFTPYLVGERTPHPDANIRGSFIGMDASHTVEHFTRAVVEGITFSLRESLDILRDAGKKIGSMISIGGGAKNEAWLQMQADVFNCEIVRLTSEQGPGMGAAMLAAYGSGWFDSLEACADAFLRPALRYLPVPDHVAKYDQLYRLYQQIYQQTSGLSESLAAFR is encoded by the coding sequence ATGAAATACGTAATCGGGGTTGACCTCGGCACAAGTGCCGTCAAGGCTCTGCTCGTCGATCAGAGTGGTCAGGTAGTCCATGAAGCGAGTGCGAATTACCCGTTATATCACGAACAATCCGGCTACAGTGAACAGCGTCCGGAGGATTGGATGCATGGGACAATCGCAGTCATGAAGCAGCTGCTCGACCTGGATCAGGTAAGCGCTGAAGACGTTGAAGGCATATCCTTCTCAGGTCAAATGCATGGCCTGGTTCTGCTGGATGCGAATCATCGGGTGCTGCGCAACGCGATTCTGTGGAATGATACGCGCACGACAACCGAATGCCGGTGGATCGAGGAACGGTTAGGACCGCTGCTGCTGGGTACGGCCCGCAATGCAGCGCTTGAAGGCTTCACGCTGCCTAAGCTGCTGTGGGTAAAGGCGCATGAGCCTGATCTTTATAAGAAGGCGGACGTATTCTTGTTGCCCAAGGATTATGTTCGCTACCGGATGACAGGCCATATCGCGCAGGAGTATTCGGATGCGGCAGGTACGCTGCTCTTAGACGTAGCGAACAAACGATGGAGTTCTGCGATATGCAGCGCCGTGGGTATCGAGGAACGGATATGCCCGCCGCTGGTTGAATCCCATGCGTGCGTCGGGACTGTGACGGCTGATTTTGCAGCCGCAACGGGACTCTCTGTCCATACCAAAGTGTATGCCGGGGGGGCAGATAATGCCTGCGGCGCGATTGGCGCCGGCATTCTGTCTGAAGGGAAGGCGATGTGTTCGATCGGCACGTCCGGTGTGATCTTGGCCTATGAGGCGAATCAGTCGCTGGATGTGGCAGGTAAGGTTCATTTCTTCAACCATGCGCAACAGGATGCTTATTATGCGATGGGCGTGACACTCGCGGCCGGCTATTCCTTGCAGTGGTACCATGATACGTTCTGCAAGACGCAGTCGTTCCCAGAGATGCTGCAAGGTATGGCATCCGTCGATGTGGGGGCCAAAGGCTTGCTGTTCACGCCTTATCTTGTAGGAGAGCGCACACCGCATCCGGATGCGAATATTCGGGGCTCGTTCATTGGGATGGATGCCTCCCATACCGTGGAGCATTTTACGCGTGCTGTGGTAGAGGGTATCACCTTTTCGCTAAGAGAGTCGCTTGATATTTTGCGCGACGCAGGGAAGAAGATCGGTTCGATGATCTCGATCGGCGGCGGGGCGAAAAATGAAGCCTGGCTGCAGATGCAAGCGGATGTGTTCAATTGCGAGATCGTGAGGTTGACGAGCGAGCAAGGTCCAGGGATGGGAGCAGCCATGCTCGCCGCTTACGGCAGCGGCTGGTTCGACTCGCTGGAAGCCTGTGCGGATGCGTTCTTAAGACCTGCTCTGCGTTATCTGCCTGTCCCGGATCATGTCGCCAAGTATGATCAATTGTATCGACTATATCAACAAATCTATCAGCAGACGAGCGGCTTGTCTGAGTCATTAGCCGCATTTCGCTAA
- a CDS encoding PstS family phosphate ABC transporter substrate-binding protein: MMLVMLLIVAVALAACGGGKKEEAGAGTTDTGTEAAALSGTIEIDGSSTVFPLTEAAAEEFGKENSGVRVSVGTAGTGGGFKRFIKGEIAMSNASRPIKDKEAEEAKAAGIDYKELEVAYDGLSIVVNKENTWVDKLTLDELKKIYGPEATAKTWADVRAGWPADPIKIYSPGSEHGTFDYFTEVINGKAQESRNDKQITFAADTNSIVSGVEGDKASIGYFGFSFYEENQDKLKLVPIDNGTAVVSPSAETIKDNSYAPLSRPLYVYLNTKALEKPEVKAFTEYYLKNVANFAQEVGFIALPQEKYDEQIASLNK; encoded by the coding sequence ATGATGTTGGTCATGTTATTAATCGTAGCCGTTGCACTTGCAGCATGCGGCGGAGGTAAGAAGGAAGAAGCAGGAGCAGGTACAACAGATACAGGAACTGAGGCAGCAGCATTATCCGGTACGATTGAAATTGACGGTTCTAGCACGGTGTTCCCATTAACAGAAGCTGCAGCAGAGGAATTCGGTAAAGAAAATTCTGGCGTTCGCGTATCGGTTGGTACAGCAGGTACAGGCGGTGGATTTAAGAGATTCATTAAAGGCGAGATTGCGATGAGCAATGCATCCCGTCCGATCAAGGATAAAGAGGCTGAAGAAGCAAAAGCAGCAGGTATCGATTATAAAGAATTAGAAGTGGCTTATGACGGTCTATCGATTGTTGTCAACAAAGAGAATACTTGGGTAGACAAATTGACACTCGACGAATTGAAGAAGATCTATGGTCCAGAAGCAACGGCGAAGACTTGGGCAGATGTACGCGCTGGCTGGCCGGCAGATCCGATCAAAATTTACTCGCCAGGGTCTGAGCATGGCACATTCGATTACTTCACAGAAGTGATTAACGGTAAAGCACAAGAAAGCCGTAACGATAAGCAAATTACATTCGCAGCAGATACGAACTCAATTGTGTCTGGTGTTGAAGGCGACAAAGCGTCCATTGGCTACTTCGGATTCTCCTTCTATGAAGAGAACCAAGATAAACTGAAACTTGTCCCAATTGATAACGGAACGGCAGTTGTATCTCCATCGGCAGAGACGATTAAAGATAATTCTTATGCGCCGCTATCCCGTCCGCTTTACGTATACCTGAACACGAAAGCTCTTGAGAAACCAGAAGTTAAAGCATTCACAGAATACTATTTGAAAAATGTAGCTAACTTCGCGCAAGAAGTAGGATTCATCGCTCTTCCACAAGAGAAATACGACGAGCAAATTGCATCGCTTAACAAGTAG
- the phoU gene encoding phosphate signaling complex protein PhoU translates to MPRKEFDSGLNELTKLLEAMGNETEQMLKESIESLQRLDVEHARALIARDSEINHMEERILDVGSKLILTQQPVAKDLRRILVAFKISSDLERMADLSVDIAKVVVRLEGQKLVKPLIDIPRMGEIVEQMIFESIRAYMEENVDLAYKMSKDDDAVDQLYSQIVRELFTLMVEDPKTVSQAMLLTFVGRYIERIADHATNIGESVVFLVTGKRPELN, encoded by the coding sequence ATGCCTAGAAAAGAATTTGATTCAGGGCTGAATGAACTGACGAAGCTGCTAGAAGCGATGGGCAATGAAACAGAACAAATGCTGAAAGAATCGATCGAATCGCTGCAACGTCTGGATGTCGAGCACGCACGTGCGCTGATTGCCCGCGATTCCGAGATCAATCATATGGAGGAACGCATCTTGGATGTGGGCTCGAAGTTGATTCTGACACAGCAGCCCGTTGCCAAGGATTTGCGCCGTATTCTCGTGGCGTTCAAAATCTCCAGCGATCTAGAGCGTATGGCGGACTTATCCGTGGATATCGCGAAGGTTGTCGTACGACTGGAAGGACAGAAGCTCGTGAAGCCATTGATCGATATTCCGCGGATGGGCGAGATCGTGGAACAGATGATCTTCGAATCCATTCGTGCGTACATGGAAGAGAACGTGGATCTGGCTTATAAAATGTCTAAAGACGATGACGCTGTCGATCAGCTCTACAGCCAAATCGTGCGTGAGTTGTTCACGTTGATGGTAGAAGATCCGAAGACGGTATCCCAAGCGATGCTGTTAACGTTCGTTGGACGTTATATCGAGCGGATCGCGGATCATGCGACCAATATTGGCGAGAGCGTCGTGTTCTTGGTAACAGGGAAGCGCCCGGAACTCAATTAG
- a CDS encoding ROK family transcriptional regulator gives MKTTGDQFLVKKINKSIVLDTIREHSPISRAAVSKMTGLNKGTVSSLVQELIDNGLILEIGMGKSSGGRKPVMLLFHETAGYAIGVELGVTRVRTILTNLNGEMIEEDQLPLPTTDSERVIEVLFAAIQAMIERAPSSRYGVVGIGIGVPGIVDEKGQILFAPNLAWEHVDLHTLVSERFKLPVTIDNEANAGAVGELQYGAGRSAANIVYVSVSEGIGTGIMIGGELFRGAAGLSGEMGHMTIEANGRKCRCGNKGCWELYASSSAHPDYDFKTLLRMATEGEADGIRGFYDIGEYLGIGISTIINTFNPELIIIGNQISRAERYITSAIQQTVAARSLSYHRKQTTIRFAQLETRSTLLGAAYYAISGFFSKDRATLV, from the coding sequence ATGAAGACTACAGGTGATCAATTTCTTGTCAAAAAAATAAATAAATCCATCGTGCTCGATACAATCCGGGAGCACTCCCCTATTTCCCGCGCAGCCGTGTCCAAAATGACCGGACTAAATAAAGGGACCGTCTCGAGTCTAGTGCAAGAGCTAATAGACAATGGCCTTATTCTCGAGATTGGGATGGGAAAATCAAGCGGCGGCCGCAAGCCCGTCATGCTGTTGTTCCATGAGACAGCCGGCTATGCGATTGGCGTTGAGCTTGGCGTCACACGCGTTCGAACAATATTAACGAATCTAAATGGAGAGATGATCGAAGAAGATCAACTCCCCCTTCCGACGACAGACAGCGAGCGGGTCATCGAGGTGCTCTTCGCAGCGATCCAAGCGATGATCGAGCGAGCACCTTCCTCTCGCTATGGCGTTGTCGGCATTGGGATCGGCGTGCCTGGCATCGTCGATGAGAAGGGGCAAATTCTATTCGCGCCAAATCTGGCTTGGGAGCATGTCGATCTGCATACGCTCGTATCCGAACGATTCAAGCTCCCTGTCACAATCGATAATGAAGCGAATGCGGGCGCGGTTGGCGAGCTGCAGTACGGTGCTGGCCGCTCTGCAGCAAATATCGTATATGTCTCTGTCAGTGAAGGGATTGGGACGGGTATCATGATCGGTGGAGAACTCTTCCGCGGTGCCGCCGGCTTATCGGGTGAGATGGGACATATGACGATCGAGGCGAATGGGCGCAAATGCCGCTGCGGGAACAAAGGCTGCTGGGAACTTTATGCTTCGTCAAGCGCACATCCGGACTATGACTTTAAGACCTTGCTTCGCATGGCAACGGAAGGGGAAGCGGATGGCATCCGCGGATTCTATGACATCGGCGAATATCTCGGAATCGGCATCAGTACGATTATCAACACGTTTAATCCGGAACTCATCATCATCGGGAATCAAATCTCTCGAGCGGAACGTTATATCACAAGCGCGATTCAACAGACGGTGGCGGCACGCTCGCTCTCCTATCACCGCAAACAGACCACCATACGATTCGCACAACTGGAGACCCGCTCTACACTGCTCGGCGCTGCATATTATGCGATCTCAGGCTTCTTCTCGAAGGATCGTGCGACGTTGGTTTAA
- a CDS encoding cytochrome ubiquinol oxidase subunit I: MSHYDPVIYSRMLTTLTLAFHIIYATIGVGVPMLIALAEWMGIKRKDPHYLLLARRWARGYTITVAVGVVTGTAIGLQLSLLWPSFMLVAGQSIALPLFMETFAFFIEAIFLGIYLYTWNRFRNPMKHFMLLIPVVIGSSGSAFFITCVNAFMNTPRGFNISDTGKLTDVQPFLAMFTASMPTKAAHVLATAYVTASFILGAMAAMALLKGKNHVYYRKALKITMVAGLIFSLATILIGDLSGKYLAAYQPEKLAAGEWHFKTERYAPLIVGGILDDQNQVHYALKIPYALSILSHGLPSAEVQGLDETPKDLQPPLWIHYMFDLMVSIGMLLLFIGLWYVIAMRRRRKSGESARPLNKLLLSLIVVGAPLSVISIEAGWIYTEVGRQPWILVGFMKTVQGATKSEHVDLMLWIFAGLYLILGVSSAYVLRRMFKHHPAEEELKGGGSKA; the protein is encoded by the coding sequence ATGAGTCACTATGATCCCGTCATCTACAGCCGAATGCTCACAACGCTTACGCTCGCATTCCACATTATCTATGCCACGATTGGGGTAGGCGTCCCAATGCTCATTGCGCTTGCGGAGTGGATGGGAATTAAGCGTAAGGATCCTCATTATCTATTGCTCGCAAGGCGTTGGGCACGCGGGTATACCATTACTGTCGCGGTAGGGGTCGTCACCGGAACAGCCATTGGACTGCAGCTGAGTCTGTTGTGGCCAAGCTTCATGCTTGTCGCAGGGCAATCGATCGCTTTGCCGCTCTTTATGGAGACGTTCGCGTTCTTCATTGAAGCGATTTTCCTAGGAATCTACCTCTATACGTGGAATCGATTCCGCAATCCGATGAAACATTTCATGCTGCTGATCCCCGTCGTTATCGGTTCATCGGGGTCTGCTTTCTTCATTACGTGTGTCAATGCGTTCATGAACACCCCACGCGGGTTCAACATCTCAGATACAGGAAAGCTGACCGATGTTCAGCCGTTCCTGGCGATGTTCACCGCATCAATGCCAACTAAAGCTGCGCATGTATTAGCGACCGCGTATGTTACGGCTTCATTCATTCTCGGTGCGATGGCAGCGATGGCGCTTCTCAAGGGCAAGAACCATGTCTACTATCGCAAAGCGCTGAAAATCACAATGGTCGCTGGGCTTATCTTCTCCTTAGCAACGATTCTGATTGGGGATTTGTCAGGCAAATATCTAGCTGCCTACCAACCGGAGAAGCTCGCTGCAGGGGAGTGGCATTTCAAGACAGAGCGTTACGCCCCGCTCATTGTCGGCGGGATTTTGGATGATCAGAATCAGGTCCATTATGCACTGAAGATCCCTTATGCCTTGAGTATTCTTTCTCACGGGCTGCCGAGTGCTGAAGTCCAAGGTCTGGATGAAACGCCGAAAGACCTTCAGCCGCCGCTGTGGATTCACTATATGTTCGATTTGATGGTCTCCATCGGCATGCTCTTGTTGTTCATCGGCCTCTGGTATGTCATCGCCATGCGGCGTCGGCGCAAGTCTGGTGAATCCGCAAGGCCATTGAACAAGCTGCTGTTGTCCTTGATTGTTGTTGGTGCTCCGCTCTCGGTCATCTCGATCGAAGCCGGATGGATCTATACGGAAGTCGGACGGCAGCCTTGGATCCTCGTTGGCTTCATGAAGACAGTCCAAGGAGCCACCAAGTCAGAACATGTGGATCTAATGCTCTGGATCTTCGCGGGATTATACCTCATCCTCGGCGTGAGCAGCGCCTATGTGCTGCGAAGAATGTTCAAACATCATCCCGCAGAGGAAGAATTGAAGGGAGGGGGCTCTAAGGCATGA
- a CDS encoding methyl-accepting chemotaxis protein, producing MIHKFITVPSVLSPNQPCREVVQMIHRGIDSECLVVCNETTNEPMGLVMKDRFFRFLGKKYGADLYYEKPIAQIMDPNPLIVDIHIGPQEMIDKALNREEKHMYDCVIVTSQGQFVGVLTVGVLLHISRMQQQQSIQDQLGIAHSMEERIDQIHASVEEVASAADQGMKQSEEMVHLTLQGKSELDKVSKLFQHFAIQAERQEKQIDTLQQKTSSVTEISHFIREIAEKSNLLAVNAAIEAARAGEHGKGFAVVAAEVRKLADETKRSALAITEMIEQIAEAVTSTVRDVQSGREETANSALLVTEAKDLFEKLSHAAEENRLQASDIRHQSVIADKKTSEVTRSLSQIVEQLRKTS from the coding sequence ATGATTCATAAATTTATTACTGTACCTAGCGTACTCTCGCCAAATCAACCCTGCCGTGAAGTAGTCCAGATGATCCATCGCGGAATCGACAGCGAATGCCTTGTTGTCTGCAATGAGACGACCAATGAGCCGATGGGGCTCGTGATGAAAGATCGATTTTTCAGATTCTTAGGGAAGAAGTATGGCGCAGATCTGTATTACGAAAAACCAATCGCACAGATCATGGATCCCAATCCATTGATCGTGGATATACATATAGGACCGCAAGAGATGATAGATAAGGCGTTAAATCGCGAGGAAAAGCATATGTATGACTGCGTGATCGTAACGAGTCAGGGGCAATTCGTAGGAGTTCTAACCGTAGGCGTACTTCTACACATTTCGAGAATGCAGCAGCAGCAATCGATCCAAGATCAGCTTGGAATCGCCCATAGTATGGAGGAGAGAATTGATCAGATTCACGCTTCCGTTGAAGAGGTGGCGAGTGCAGCGGATCAAGGGATGAAGCAGTCCGAGGAAATGGTGCATTTAACGCTTCAAGGCAAAAGCGAATTGGACAAAGTCTCGAAGCTTTTTCAACATTTTGCGATACAGGCAGAGAGGCAAGAGAAACAGATTGATACCTTGCAGCAGAAGACAAGCTCGGTAACGGAGATTTCTCATTTTATCCGTGAAATTGCAGAGAAGAGTAATCTGCTGGCCGTGAATGCAGCGATCGAAGCGGCGAGAGCTGGAGAACATGGGAAAGGATTCGCTGTCGTGGCTGCCGAGGTACGGAAGTTAGCCGATGAGACCAAACGTTCCGCATTAGCGATTACCGAAATGATCGAACAGATCGCGGAGGCAGTGACAAGTACGGTGCGCGATGTTCAGAGCGGGCGGGAAGAGACGGCGAATAGCGCATTGCTCGTTACCGAGGCCAAGGATCTATTCGAGAAGTTGTCTCACGCCGCGGAAGAGAATCGGTTGCAAGCGTCGGATATCAGGCATCAATCGGTTATTGCAGATAAGAAGACATCCGAAGTGACAAGATCGCTGTCTCAAATCGTTGAACAATTGCGGAAGACAAGCTAA